In Candidatus Thiodiazotropha endoloripes, a single genomic region encodes these proteins:
- the infB gene encoding translation initiation factor IF-2: MSEVTVAQLANVVGIPADLLMEQLADAGIQAKSPEDRISDDEKAKLLLHLRESHGKKKTSTVTAPSKVTLRRKTVSELRQPTSSGRSTLSRASAAPAKTVSVEVRKKRTYVKRTNVESDESKVKQAEEARRALDDQAKERAAIEAEVEARKAAEAAKRQEQEEAEKKAEEEEAAKLAAEAEAKRLAEEEAAREAAEEAKRQEELLKPETAAEPEPAVEAKPAAAEAKAEPSRGKKGRKDSRRDEKGFSDDKKADRKELHVAEGLRGKRKRKPGKQRRAAAAAASDAQHGFQRPTTPVVHEVKIPENITVADLAQRMTIKAAEVIKVLMKMGMMVTINQTLDRDTAILVVEEMGHVPVAQRDEDIEADLLSEEDDAHTQGEQVNRPPVVTIMGHVDHGKTSLLDYIRTSRVAAGEAGGITQHIGAYHVDTDKGTVSFLDTPGHAAFTAMRARGAKVTDIVILVVAADDGVMPQTKEAIQHAKAAEVPLIVAINKIDKEEANPDRVIQELSQEEVIPEDWGGDTMFVRVSAKTGAGIDDLLDAILLQAEVLELQAVEDGPATGSIVESSLDKGRGPVATVLVQSGTLNRGDMIVSGKEFGRVRAMFDEAGRSIKTAGPSIPVVVLGLSGTPEAGDDVRAVSDERRAREIAELRQDKQRSTRLAAQKAAKLDEMFTQMEEGETQTLNVIVKADVQGSVEALKESLVKTSTDEVKVRVVASGVGGINESDANLAVTSNAIIIGFNVRGDAGARRVVEEQGIDMRYYSIIYEIIDDVKKAISGMLSPEIREEIIGLAEVRDVFRNSKLGAIAGCMVLEGMVKRNNPIRVLRDNVVIYEGSLESLRRFKDDVNEVKSGMECGIGVKNYNDVQSGDQIEVFERTEIARTV; this comes from the coding sequence ATGAGTGAAGTAACGGTAGCACAACTTGCAAATGTCGTTGGCATTCCTGCCGATCTGTTGATGGAACAGTTGGCGGACGCCGGCATTCAGGCGAAAAGCCCTGAAGATAGGATTTCCGATGATGAGAAGGCGAAACTGCTGCTGCATCTGCGTGAGAGTCATGGCAAAAAGAAGACCTCAACGGTTACCGCACCCAGCAAGGTCACACTCAGGCGTAAAACGGTCAGTGAACTGCGCCAGCCCACATCGAGCGGACGCAGCACGCTGAGTCGTGCGTCGGCCGCACCGGCAAAAACGGTGAGCGTTGAGGTGCGGAAGAAACGCACCTACGTGAAACGCACCAATGTCGAGTCGGATGAAAGCAAGGTCAAGCAGGCTGAAGAGGCGCGGAGAGCGCTGGATGATCAGGCGAAAGAGCGTGCCGCTATCGAGGCGGAAGTAGAAGCGCGTAAGGCTGCCGAGGCTGCCAAGCGCCAAGAACAGGAAGAGGCCGAGAAAAAGGCAGAGGAAGAAGAAGCCGCCAAACTTGCGGCAGAAGCAGAAGCCAAACGTCTGGCTGAGGAAGAGGCGGCAAGAGAAGCGGCTGAGGAAGCCAAGCGTCAGGAAGAGCTGTTGAAACCAGAAACTGCTGCAGAGCCTGAGCCGGCTGTCGAGGCGAAACCTGCTGCTGCCGAGGCCAAGGCCGAACCGTCCCGTGGCAAGAAAGGTCGTAAAGACAGTCGTCGCGACGAGAAAGGTTTTAGCGATGACAAAAAGGCGGACCGTAAAGAGCTGCACGTGGCGGAAGGGCTGCGTGGAAAGCGCAAAAGAAAACCGGGCAAACAGCGTAGAGCAGCGGCCGCTGCTGCCAGCGACGCCCAGCACGGCTTCCAGCGCCCGACCACTCCGGTTGTGCATGAGGTGAAAATTCCCGAGAACATTACCGTTGCCGATCTGGCGCAGCGCATGACCATCAAAGCCGCCGAAGTGATCAAGGTGCTGATGAAGATGGGCATGATGGTAACCATCAATCAGACACTGGACCGGGATACTGCCATCCTGGTGGTCGAAGAGATGGGCCATGTGCCGGTTGCACAGCGTGACGAGGATATCGAAGCCGATCTGCTGAGTGAGGAGGATGACGCCCATACTCAGGGAGAGCAGGTTAACCGTCCTCCGGTGGTCACCATCATGGGTCACGTCGATCATGGTAAGACCTCTCTGCTCGACTACATCCGCACCAGCCGGGTTGCTGCCGGTGAGGCGGGTGGTATCACCCAGCATATCGGTGCCTATCATGTGGATACCGACAAGGGTACGGTCTCATTTCTCGATACCCCGGGCCATGCGGCGTTTACCGCGATGCGTGCCCGTGGCGCCAAAGTTACCGATATCGTCATTCTTGTGGTGGCCGCCGATGATGGCGTGATGCCACAAACCAAGGAGGCGATCCAGCACGCCAAGGCGGCCGAAGTGCCCCTGATCGTGGCGATCAACAAGATCGATAAGGAGGAGGCCAATCCGGATCGGGTGATCCAGGAGCTCTCCCAGGAAGAGGTCATCCCCGAAGACTGGGGTGGCGATACCATGTTCGTCCGCGTCTCGGCGAAAACCGGCGCCGGTATCGATGATCTGCTCGATGCGATTCTGCTGCAGGCCGAAGTGCTTGAGTTGCAAGCGGTTGAAGATGGACCGGCTACCGGTTCCATCGTTGAATCCTCACTCGACAAAGGGCGTGGCCCGGTGGCTACCGTACTGGTTCAGTCCGGCACCCTGAACCGGGGCGATATGATCGTCTCGGGTAAGGAGTTCGGCCGTGTACGGGCGATGTTCGATGAGGCCGGTCGCTCCATCAAAACCGCCGGTCCTTCCATTCCGGTGGTGGTGCTGGGCCTCTCCGGCACCCCGGAAGCCGGTGACGATGTACGTGCGGTCAGCGATGAGCGTCGTGCCCGCGAGATCGCCGAACTGCGTCAGGACAAACAGCGCTCAACCCGTCTGGCTGCCCAGAAGGCCGCCAAGCTGGATGAGATGTTCACCCAGATGGAAGAGGGCGAGACCCAGACCCTGAATGTGATCGTCAAAGCGGATGTACAGGGTAGTGTGGAAGCGTTGAAGGAGTCCCTGGTGAAGACCTCCACGGATGAAGTCAAGGTGCGCGTTGTGGCATCCGGTGTGGGCGGTATCAATGAGTCTGACGCCAATCTGGCGGTGACCTCGAATGCGATCATCATCGGCTTCAATGTGCGTGGTGATGCAGGAGCCCGTCGAGTGGTGGAAGAGCAGGGCATCGACATGCGCTACTACAGCATCATCTACGAAATCATCGATGATGTGAAAAAGGCGATCTCCGGTATGCTCTCACCCGAAATCAGAGAAGAGATCATCGGCCTGGCCGAAGTGCGGGATGTGTTCCGCAACTCCAAGCTGGGCGCGATTGCCGGTTGTATGGTGCTCGAAGGTATGGTCAAGCGCAACAATCCGATCCGCGTGCTGCGGGATAACGTGGTGATCTACGAAGGATCACTCGAGTCCCTGCGTCGCTTCAAAGATGACGTCAATGAAGTGAAGAGCGGTATGGAGTGCGGTATCGGCGTGAAGA